The proteins below come from a single Natrinema sp. SYSU A 869 genomic window:
- a CDS encoding PGF-CTERM sorting domain-containing protein, producing MFGSRGPRSPFPNQWRKLLALGLGLAVIGSLVAMGAGASAGVVDPDSNSSVSEEEYVEPAPEPGDPYFEAAANDGSWISYENPRDEYRNPYLGDGSGKVCVTLVNENGNIVAGESVPNTSVTIPTNNVTSWHSHADPMTVQFPLTDHYDRPLDGDQFGTSPDISQGDGYLDAHCIELHGNPEDATIEYGEAEISGEHADKINVAGYIQQIPEGDGWDTDIDPVTAAEPYAEAGGGWTYQTDASHGQVVAVLQLDAADGEPSDSDSSNSSASGANEPNNATNATDENEPDDDSPMPGFGALAALIALSVAVLARHRNRG from the coding sequence ATGTTCGGGTCACGAGGACCGCGTAGCCCGTTCCCGAATCAGTGGCGAAAGCTCCTCGCGCTCGGGCTCGGCCTGGCCGTGATCGGGAGTCTCGTCGCGATGGGTGCTGGGGCGTCCGCAGGCGTCGTCGATCCGGACTCGAACAGCTCCGTCTCCGAGGAGGAGTACGTCGAGCCCGCGCCGGAGCCGGGCGATCCGTACTTCGAGGCGGCGGCCAACGACGGCAGCTGGATCAGCTACGAGAACCCGCGTGACGAGTACCGGAATCCGTACCTCGGAGACGGCTCCGGGAAGGTCTGTGTCACACTGGTCAACGAAAACGGCAATATCGTTGCCGGCGAATCGGTGCCGAACACGTCCGTCACGATCCCAACGAACAACGTCACAAGCTGGCACTCGCACGCGGATCCGATGACCGTTCAGTTCCCACTGACTGACCACTACGACCGTCCGCTCGACGGCGACCAGTTCGGAACGAGCCCGGACATCTCTCAGGGTGACGGGTACCTGGATGCACACTGTATCGAACTGCATGGGAATCCCGAAGACGCCACCATCGAGTACGGTGAGGCGGAGATCAGCGGCGAGCACGCTGACAAGATCAATGTCGCCGGGTACATTCAGCAAATCCCCGAGGGCGACGGCTGGGATACGGATATCGATCCGGTCACCGCCGCGGAACCCTACGCGGAAGCCGGTGGCGGCTGGACCTACCAGACCGATGCCTCTCACGGACAGGTCGTCGCCGTCCTGCAACTCGATGCAGCGGACGGCGAGCCGTCCGACTCCGATAGCTCGAATTCGTCAGCTTCGGGCGCGAACGAACCGAACAACGCTACGAACGCGACCGACGAAAACGAGCCTGATGACGACAGCCCGATGCCCGGATTCGGCGCGCTTGCAGCCCTCATCGCGCTGTCAGTCGCCGTCCTCGCTCGCCACCGCAACCGCGGATAA
- a CDS encoding DEAD/DEAH box helicase, whose translation MPTDDTENLIDGGDGDDTGADGLALTGDELRETYPSARYNGQLHEQFTLPAEPASHVPAREVLPPDLAAKFDVDPWSHQAAALEVLAEGENVCVATSTSSGKTYVYGLHIARRFRENSDVRALLVYPTKALSRDQERELNDLFDDLGLDVTVGVYDGDTKRQEKSRIREEANVVITNFAGLNQYLEGHHRWAAFHANCDLIVVDEAHAWTGLSGMHAAWILRRAQRVIDWYGGDPQYVLTTATIGNPAEHAQALTGEPATVIDEDGSPSGRRHLVFWDPPADGNGGYGDGADETDTGWSPSKRPATVEAPEVWAHCCYHGVPSLLFCDSRKQTELAVGRARKYLKNPTVPYRGTAELAAYNAGHGKQSRRGTENRLKSGALDGVATTSALEVGIDVGGIDGTILLGYPGSRQSFWQRIGRSGRDERDALSVFVPSHSTLDQYICRHPEYILEEDAESAVVDLENNPVYLQHLRCATQELPLRREDAARFGGIDRLERAVEYGKRTGDFEGSIDGGVTYAHRDRPQNEINLYASGGNSVEVRLAGEDSFDHQPIGRARAYRDYHEGATVLYRGDQYEVVELREDRPQPYVTLEPVDVDYYTQSQRRTTIYDTEVRESRDVGPFRLNWGYGTVTVHHNTFMKREIGSGDVRAVGLETGVPPLEMRTQLCWAEVPNDVERAVTTAHSDYHNDECEDLPPRLHGYLGGIHAIEHAMIAVAPLELTVDATDLGGLATNRLPDMPERSGWFIYDGVEGGLGFSRRIYEEYEAVARRARELMTDCACGRDEGCPACLMSDRCGNDNRPLYAPAATDVIDALLGDDSVAAQTRVSDADGEPGDERRPPASIS comes from the coding sequence ATGCCAACTGACGACACCGAGAACCTGATCGATGGAGGGGACGGGGATGACACCGGAGCGGACGGCCTCGCGCTGACCGGCGACGAACTGCGCGAGACGTATCCCTCGGCCCGGTACAATGGACAGCTTCACGAACAGTTCACGCTGCCGGCTGAGCCAGCCAGCCACGTGCCGGCCCGCGAGGTACTCCCCCCAGACCTCGCAGCGAAGTTCGACGTCGACCCGTGGAGCCACCAAGCCGCGGCGCTCGAGGTCCTGGCTGAGGGCGAGAACGTCTGCGTCGCGACATCGACCTCCTCCGGGAAGACGTACGTCTACGGCCTCCATATCGCGCGGCGATTTCGGGAGAACTCGGACGTGCGCGCGTTGCTCGTCTATCCGACGAAGGCGCTCAGCCGTGACCAGGAGCGGGAACTCAACGACCTCTTCGACGACCTTGGGCTGGACGTTACGGTCGGCGTCTACGACGGCGATACGAAACGACAGGAAAAGTCCCGCATCCGCGAGGAGGCGAACGTCGTCATCACGAACTTCGCGGGGCTCAATCAGTACCTCGAGGGCCACCACCGTTGGGCCGCGTTCCACGCGAACTGCGACCTAATCGTGGTCGACGAGGCTCACGCGTGGACGGGACTCAGCGGGATGCACGCGGCCTGGATCCTCCGGCGAGCCCAGCGCGTGATCGACTGGTACGGTGGCGATCCCCAGTACGTGCTGACGACCGCGACAATCGGTAATCCGGCCGAACACGCGCAGGCGCTGACCGGCGAGCCGGCGACGGTGATCGACGAGGACGGCTCGCCCAGCGGTCGCCGCCACCTCGTTTTCTGGGATCCGCCGGCCGACGGCAATGGCGGATACGGCGACGGAGCAGACGAGACCGACACCGGATGGTCGCCGAGCAAACGCCCCGCGACCGTCGAAGCGCCCGAGGTCTGGGCCCACTGCTGCTATCACGGCGTCCCGTCGCTCCTGTTCTGTGACTCGCGGAAGCAAACCGAACTAGCCGTCGGGCGCGCACGGAAGTATCTCAAGAACCCCACCGTGCCCTACCGAGGCACCGCCGAACTCGCCGCGTACAACGCGGGCCACGGGAAGCAATCCCGGCGCGGAACCGAGAATCGGCTCAAGAGCGGCGCACTCGACGGCGTCGCGACCACCAGCGCGCTCGAGGTCGGGATCGATGTCGGCGGGATCGACGGCACCATCCTGCTGGGGTATCCGGGCTCGAGACAGTCGTTCTGGCAGCGAATCGGCCGTTCGGGGCGCGATGAGCGCGATGCGCTCTCGGTGTTCGTTCCGAGCCACTCGACGCTCGATCAGTACATCTGCCGCCATCCGGAGTACATCCTCGAGGAGGACGCCGAGAGCGCGGTCGTCGACCTGGAGAACAACCCGGTCTATCTACAGCACCTGCGCTGTGCTACCCAGGAACTGCCGTTACGTCGAGAAGACGCGGCCCGGTTCGGCGGGATCGATCGCCTCGAGCGCGCCGTCGAGTACGGGAAACGAACAGGCGATTTCGAGGGCTCGATCGACGGCGGCGTCACCTACGCCCATCGCGACCGGCCACAAAACGAGATCAATCTCTACGCCTCGGGCGGAAACTCCGTCGAGGTTCGGCTGGCCGGCGAGGACTCGTTCGATCATCAGCCGATCGGCCGCGCACGCGCATATCGGGACTACCATGAGGGCGCAACGGTGCTGTACCGGGGCGATCAGTACGAGGTCGTCGAACTGCGGGAGGACCGACCACAACCCTACGTCACACTCGAGCCGGTCGACGTCGACTACTACACCCAATCCCAGCGCCGGACGACGATCTACGATACTGAGGTCCGCGAGTCCCGCGACGTCGGACCGTTCCGGCTCAACTGGGGATACGGCACCGTAACGGTCCATCACAACACGTTCATGAAACGGGAGATCGGCTCGGGCGACGTTCGCGCGGTCGGCCTCGAGACCGGCGTCCCGCCGCTCGAGATGCGCACCCAACTGTGTTGGGCGGAAGTGCCCAACGACGTGGAACGCGCGGTGACGACCGCACACAGCGACTATCACAACGACGAGTGCGAGGACCTGCCGCCGCGGCTCCACGGCTATCTCGGCGGGATCCACGCCATCGAGCACGCGATGATCGCTGTCGCACCCCTCGAGTTGACCGTCGACGCGACCGACCTCGGCGGGCTCGCGACCAACCGGCTGCCAGACATGCCCGAGCGGAGCGGCTGGTTCATCTACGACGGCGTTGAGGGCGGACTGGGCTTTTCTCGGCGCATCTACGAGGAGTACGAGGCGGTCGCCCGCCGGGCTCGAGAGCTCATGACCGACTGTGCGTGCGGGCGCGACGAGGGCTGTCCGGCCTGTCTCATGAGCGATCGCTGTGGGAACGACAACCGACCGCTGTACGCGCCCGCGGCAACAGACGTGATCGACGCACTGCTCGGCGATGACAGCGTCGCCGCGCAGACACGGGTCTCCGATGCGGACGGCGAACCGGGGGACGAGCGCCGACCGCCCGCGTCGATTTCGTAA
- a CDS encoding ribonuclease H-like domain-containing protein, translating to MSEEAGAELLALRCDAVANRGDAALRDVCDYFKPDLVYIVRESSDVRVVSRLRRAFDGPVVSAAGPADVRTETAADVSFAFASSAALLENAPNDALSAEYVVCDDIEPTTDAVTLEASLAGREPLIRYSAQAGGSPTVLTGALEASYDHVWEATVDDDPVGLSVRGVAPLRRSGAAELACLTCDPQGSVAVSSVPADRFGLQAVAGVGPTTAERLRSNGYDTRAAVAEASETDLCSITGIGASTAQEIVHSARALAESRVIRRTVEPVPPSPDAATPLFVDIETDGLQPTVIPLIGVYDPDRDEYVDFVDTDPSREEPGTVIREFVSWLAAEYDSPSLVAWNGHSFDYEHIARFVARYAPEYHDFWRENVSTYDPYDWAVRRDNAVLPGRTNRLEDVADALGCDRSGATAALDGKTLAERIRRTLEDSRDSRLEAGGDANAVAAAAIDWDVVRRYCEADVRELAAVYDAISAAPIETAEDAGERDRTTNDSTTQTGLADF from the coding sequence ATGTCCGAGGAGGCCGGTGCCGAACTGTTGGCGCTCCGCTGTGACGCCGTCGCCAACCGTGGCGACGCGGCGCTGCGTGACGTCTGCGATTACTTCAAGCCCGACCTCGTCTACATCGTTCGCGAGTCGTCGGACGTCCGCGTCGTGAGTCGCCTCCGTCGCGCGTTCGACGGACCAGTGGTTTCCGCCGCCGGACCTGCCGATGTCCGAACGGAGACCGCCGCGGACGTCTCGTTTGCCTTCGCAAGTTCGGCGGCACTGCTCGAGAACGCTCCCAACGACGCGCTGTCCGCTGAGTACGTCGTCTGTGACGATATCGAACCGACAACCGACGCCGTCACGCTGGAGGCGAGCCTCGCCGGCCGCGAGCCCCTGATCCGATACTCCGCTCAAGCAGGGGGATCGCCGACCGTTTTGACCGGCGCGCTCGAGGCGAGTTACGATCACGTTTGGGAGGCGACCGTCGACGACGACCCGGTTGGGCTGTCGGTTCGCGGTGTCGCCCCGCTCCGGCGGTCCGGAGCGGCCGAACTGGCCTGTCTCACCTGTGACCCGCAGGGCTCGGTCGCGGTCTCGTCGGTCCCGGCCGACCGGTTCGGGCTGCAGGCGGTGGCCGGCGTCGGGCCGACGACGGCGGAGCGGCTTCGGAGCAACGGATACGACACGCGTGCGGCCGTCGCCGAGGCGTCCGAGACGGACCTGTGCTCGATTACGGGGATCGGTGCGTCCACAGCCCAAGAGATCGTTCACAGCGCACGGGCGCTCGCTGAGTCCCGCGTGATTCGACGGACAGTGGAGCCGGTCCCACCGTCACCTGACGCGGCAACGCCGCTGTTCGTGGACATCGAAACCGACGGGCTACAGCCGACGGTCATTCCGCTGATCGGCGTCTACGATCCGGATCGCGACGAGTACGTCGACTTCGTCGACACCGACCCGTCTCGCGAGGAGCCAGGCACTGTGATTCGCGAGTTCGTCTCATGGCTAGCCGCCGAGTACGATAGCCCGTCGCTGGTTGCATGGAACGGCCACTCGTTCGACTATGAACACATCGCGCGGTTCGTCGCCCGATACGCGCCCGAGTACCACGACTTCTGGCGTGAAAACGTCTCAACGTACGATCCCTACGACTGGGCCGTGCGACGGGATAACGCCGTCCTCCCGGGTCGAACGAACCGGCTCGAGGATGTGGCCGACGCGCTGGGCTGTGACCGGTCGGGTGCCACGGCGGCTCTCGACGGGAAGACCCTCGCGGAGCGGATTCGGCGGACGCTCGAGGACTCGCGCGACTCCCGTTTGGAGGCGGGCGGGGACGCCAACGCTGTGGCCGCCGCGGCGATCGATTGGGACGTCGTCCGGCGGTACTGCGAGGCGGACGTCCGGGAACTGGCTGCAGTCTATGACGCAATCTCAGCGGCCCCGATCGAGACGGCGGAAGATGCTGGCGAACGCGACCGAACGACGAACGATTCGACGACACAGACCGGCCTCGCCGACTTTTAA
- a CDS encoding thioredoxin family protein, producing MAATSKPSRFETGDELDEFVASHDVALVEFYTSGCALCQAMEPVLGNVARATDVAIGMVNPGDDIELVDRFDIRSVPTLILFEDGAETARLAEGFQGGDAVTDFLEAHVPNAVDAD from the coding sequence ATGGCCGCAACCAGTAAACCGAGCCGATTTGAGACCGGCGACGAACTCGACGAGTTCGTGGCGAGCCACGACGTCGCGCTCGTGGAGTTTTACACCAGCGGCTGTGCGCTGTGTCAGGCGATGGAACCGGTACTTGGTAACGTCGCACGCGCGACGGACGTTGCAATCGGAATGGTCAATCCCGGCGACGACATCGAACTCGTCGACCGGTTCGACATTCGGTCGGTACCGACGCTGATCCTGTTCGAGGACGGAGCGGAGACCGCGCGGCTGGCGGAGGGATTCCAAGGCGGTGACGCGGTGACTGACTTCCTCGAAGCACACGTTCCGAACGCCGTCGACGCCGACTGA